GTAGCTGGAGAGCTGTGCCAGCAGGGCAGCGGGCTCCCCCgagccccagggctgccagcGGGCAGACCCAGGCTGGCACAGGACAAACACAGCCTGGCGGGCAGTTCTCCTTGAAAGGCGTCCcggagcagggggcagtttgggagctggggctgggggtgagcgtGGGGTGGACAGCAGGGCCACAGCGGGCGGGAGGGTCAGTTGTAACACCGTGCCCCCTGGCTTGCAGGGCCGTGCAGCCACCCCAAACAATTCCCCCTgcctggctgcagcagccagaggaaGACGCTGTGGGATTTGGAGGGGGTGCCCGGGCAGGGCAGCACACAGCCTGCGGAGGGCAAGTGCTGGTGGGTATCTCACCCATTGGCACTGCAGGGGCTCCACAGAGCCCCTCTGAGTGCGAGAGCCgtgcctgggggggtgggggcagaaagggCTGCCTGTCAGGGGGTGCTTTACCCGCTGGGCTGGTGCAAGCCCACTGGATCGTCCCTTTCCAGGCAGGGACAGAGAATAAGCCCCAGCGGGACCCCAAGCCAGGGGCCAGGGCGGTCTGACTGCACTGCCAGCTGCCCGAGGGCGACGGCCTGCCGTGCTGGAGAGCATTGGGAGTTGCCAGCCAAAGCCTTgcccaggcagagcagaggttgGAGGTGGAGGCCCCCGTGGGCAGAGCGCCGGGGTTCAGACAAGTGACAGCCTGGACGGTCTCGGGTCTTGTAAACAGCCTGGACTcttccccagctcctgcctgcagggcatggctcccagtggctggagcCGGCAGCAGGGAGGCTTCGGGCCGTGTCCCGCCAGGGTGACTCTGCTCCAGATTGGCGCCCGCGCAGCTGAGGGCACAGCTGGGCCCCTGCCGCCTGCCCTCACAATGTTTTGGGCCTGGGAGGTGCACGGCCTGGCTTCCCCGGCTCCTGGGCCTGTCCTTacccaccccaccctcctgctccccccaggaCCCCGACATCCCCACCGAGCTGACGGGGGGCTGCCACGGCTTCTCCCGGAAATTCATGCGCTGGCAAGAGGAGCTGATCTTGGGTGGCACCACAAAGGACCCACAGGGCAGGCTGCTGAGGTAGGTGGGAGCACAGGGGGGTGAGTCTGGACCTCAGGGTCCCCCGTGTGGGGCTGGTCACTTTCCCACAGACGAGCCCATGCGCGGGGTGGGGAACAGGCATGGCTGGGAGGGCGAAGGTGCTTTGAGTTCTCTCCTGCCCAAGCTGGGTCAGGGACAAACCCATCTGCCCCCTGTTTCCACCtaggccagccctgggctctgctgcCTGGTGCCTCCAGGTTTGGGGGCTGGCCGCCCAGCTGCAGTGCTCTGGAGGGGgcaccgggggcagggctggccgcCCAGCTGGGGTGCTTCGTTTGGCGCTGGGGGTCCCATGGCTGGGCCCATAGGTGTTTCCCATCCCGGCAGCGCTGAGGCCCTGCAAACCATGTTCCTGCTCATGAGCCCCCGGCAGCTCTACGAGCACTTCAAAGATGACTACGAGATCCAGGACATCGGCTGGAGTGAGGAGAAGGCGGCTGCCATCCTGGAGGCCTGGCAGAGGGAGTTTGTGGAGGTAGGAgcggctgggagcagggggctgatcCCCACcctgtggggggatggaggggatggCCGCTCATCAACAGTGCAACATGGGGGGCCTTGCGGGGTCTCTACGTGCACACATCTGTGATCGCGGCTGAGTGTGCCAGGGTGTGTGTGAGCATGCTGGGGGGTGAGAGCATGCTGGGGGGGGTGAGCGTGCCAGAGGGGGGTGAGTGTGCTGGGGGGTGTGAGTGCGCTTGGTGAAGGGCAGCATGATGCTACATCGGCactgggggctgccccagggctctggtgaAATGAGGACTGGGGGAGCGGACCCCCCAGGACCCTCTCAGCGTCTGCGCTCAGGCCCCCTGTGGGGGTCGGAGCCCCACATTGGGCACAGCACGCCTGGCATCGagggctggctggggctgtgCCGGGGGCAGCTCTGGCTGGCTTGCCATGGATTCAGGactccccctacccccagctcTCAGTGCCAGGTTCCCACAGGGGCCCTTGGCTGCAGGCCCAACAGGGTCTCAGCCAGATACGGCCCAGGGCCTGGGGGTTTGGCTGTTACCTCCTCCTGCTTTGCCCCATGGGGAGGTCGCAGGCTGCTCACCGGGAGGGGTGTGGTGGCGGGTCGGGTGctgctgggaggggtgtggggtagCTGGGGTGGGGTGCCCACTGCGAGGGGCAGAGGGTGGTGGGAGGGCTGGCCCCTGGGAgcagtgtggtgtggtgtggcGTGGCCTTGGGAGGGTGGCAGGGGGGCTGCCCACGGCGGTGCCCGCCCGCCGTGTTTCTGAGGCCCCGTCTCTCCCCCAGCTGGCGCAGGAGTCCCTGCCGCAGAACAGCTCCCAGGGTGTCCACGCCTTCTCCACCACCACGCTCAGCGACATCATGAAGTCCTTCTCGGACGTGAGCGCCATCCGTGTGGCCGGGGGCTACCTCCTGATGGTAGGTACCCCCTCCCGCCAGCCCGTCCCCCGCCCACGCTAACCCCGCCTGCGCTAacccgcccctgctctgcttcCAGCTGGCATACGCCTGCGTGACCATGCTGCGCTGGGACTGCTCCAAATCCCAGGGGGCCGTGGGCCTGGCCGGCGTCCTGCTGGTGGCCCTGTCCGTGGCGTCAGGACTCGGGCTCTGCTCGCTGCTGGGGATCTCCTTCAACGCAGCCACCACCCAGGTACCGCACGCCTGGGCcgggcagggccatggggaaaCCCTGCCTGCCCGCCATGCCTTGCTGCCCTCCTGCACGGGGGGCTGCTGTGGCCAGAGCTGGCACCGCTGGGGCCGGGACCCACCTTCTCACCCGCTCCGCAGCGGTGTTGGAGACCTGCGAGGAATAACACTGGCACTCTGCCCTCACcgtcagggctggccccaataCCGCAGggcggcactagggggcgctgtgctgcagggagcggggtgggggctcagtagggggcgctctccccagcATCTCAGCCTGATGCAGAGCGCTAGCTGCTCTTGCGGGGAGGcagacccggggggggggctgtgccccaGCCTGTGCCGGTTGCCCCTGGGGATCCCTTGCCCTCTTCCCATGGGATCCTGGGTTCTCCAGGTGGAGCTGTGACAGGTGCTTCTcccccagaggtgggcgcatTCTGGCGTGGGGTGGTGGCAGCTGGAACAGCTGCAGACCCTCAGTAATGAGGCTGGTGTCGGTCCCCACAGGTGCTGCCGTTCCTGGCCATGGGCATCGGGGTGGACGATATGTTCCTCCTGGCTCACGCCTTCACCGAGACCAGCCAGCACGTCCCCTTCAAGGTGAGGCCGCCCTGGCCTGGGTGACCTGCctcggggggcaggggcgggcgcGGGGTGCTGGGTGACCTGTCTCGGGGGCGGGGCGGTCGCGGGGTGCTGGGTGACCTGCCTCGGCGGGTAGGGGCGGGCGTGGGGTGCTGGGTGACCTGCCTCGGGGGGCAGAGGTGGGCGCGGGGTGCTGGGTGACCAGCCTCAGGCGCGTGGCACGGGGTGTCCTGcctcggggggcaggggagggtgtgTGGCGCTGGGTGACctgtcttggggggcaggggctggcgcGGGGCACTGGGTGACCTGTCCTATTGGTTTTCCCCACAGGAGCGGACAGGTGAGTGCCTGAGACGTACGGGCACCAGCGTGGCCCTCACCTCGATCAGCAACATGATCGCCTTCTTCATGGCAGCCCTGgtgcccatccctgccctgcgCGCCTTCTCCCTGCAGGTACGGCCCCCCCaacaccccctcaccccacccccatactGCGCCCCTTCTCCCTGCGGGTACAGCCCTCCaacaccccctcaccccacccccaccccacgctccttctccctgcaggtacagctcaccccacccccatactgcgccccttctccctgcaggtatgcccccccttcccctgtaaCTGACCAAGGTGTGACATGGCCCCACACACGTGTCGGACACGCAGACCCTAGCTCCccggcagggtggggagctgggttTAACCCCTCGAGCCCTGTGGCCTGAGCTCTGCACCCCACGTCCCCGCAGGCTGCCGTGGTCGTGGTGTTTAACTTCGCCATGGTGCTGCTCATCTTCCCGGCCATCCTGAGCCTGGATTTGCACCGGCGCCAGGACCAGCGGCTCGACGTCCTCTGCTGCTTCTACAGGTGCCGTCtcccagggcagagccaggcccGTGCCGTTTCCCAGGAGGGAGTCcgggggggcccagggcagagccAAGCCCATGCTGTGCTCCGGGAGGGGGTCcgggggggcccagggcagaaccAGGCCCATGCCGTGCTCCGGGACGGGGTCcgggggggcccagggcagagtCAGGCCCGTGCCGTGCCCcaggagggggtctggggggcacccagggcagagccaggcccGTGCCGTGCTCTGGGAGGGGGTCCAGGGGGGCACCCAGGGCAGAGCCAGGTCCGTGCTGTGCTCCAGGAGACGGGCGATGGGCGGCAGAGGCCACGTGCCCAGCACAGCTGGGCCCAAGCCTGCGCCCGCAGGTAGCCCCTATGTGGATCGTCCTGCCGCACCAGGATCGGGGCCCAGCTGGCAGGGCTAAGCAGTGGCTCGGAGGTGCTTGGGGCCTCGCCCCCCGGCTTGAGCTCAGCTGGGCGCCTTTCCTGGGGTGGCCAGGAGGGGTCGCTCCAGGGAGAATCCCACTCCCCGCTAATCAGGGGCGGTCCTGCCAGCGTGGGTGCGGTGACCACCAGGGCAGCCGTGCGTGGGCAGAGGGGCGCCAGCGCCTATCCCAGCTCTCTGAACatcccccggctcctcctcccccagcccgtGCTCCTCCCGCGTCATCCAGATCCAGCCGCAGGAGTTCGCCGACGCCAACGAGAACCATGCCTCCCACCCCTCACCCTACGGGCACCCGGCCGTGGCCACCAGCACCCAGATCACCACCACGGTGCAGGCCTTCACCCGCTGCGACCCCTCGGGCCGGCACATTGTCACCATCCTGCCGCCCACCGCCCAGGTCTGCACCGCGCCCGCCGTGCCGCTGTCCCCCACCGACccgctgggcacccagctcttcGCCCCGGCCAGCTCCACCCGCGACCTGCTGGACGGCGCCAAGGGGGGCCGGGAGTGCGTGCCGCTGCCCCTGTGCCGGTGGAATCTGGCTGACTTCGCCAGGGAGAAGTACGCCCCCctcctgctgcaaacccagaccaaGGTAGGGGGGCTGGGCCTGCCGCCCCCGGCTCACGTTGGCCCCTCATCCCCCTGGGGAGCAGTGcaagctgggggggctgggggcggacgctggcagtgctggggagcctggggacTGGGGCTAACTCCCAGGCTTGGCAGGGGAATGCTGGGGGGGCTCCCTGCCGCTGGGGCCTTGGGGGGCCCCCTGGCATGGGGGACATGCTGGGGTGACTCCCTGGCACTGTGGCACACCTGGGAGGGCGCTTGAGAGCTGAGATGAGATCCTGGCACTGAGGGGTTGGGAGGCTCCCTGGCACTCTGGGAGGAGCTGGGTGCCCACTGCTTGCTGTGGGCTTGTGCTGAGGGTAGGGCTTGGTGCCAGCGCAGGGGCGGGGGTCAGGGCCTGGTGGCCCTGCCCTGCCGAAGGGGGTGCCCGGCACAGCCTGACGGGGTCCCCGTCCCCAGGGCATCGTGGTGCTGCTGTTCCTGGCGCTGCTGGGGCTCACCCTGTATGGCACCACGCTGGTGCATGACGGGCTGTACCTGACGGACATCGTGCCGCGGGGCACCAAGGAGCACGCCTTCATCGCCATCCAGGCCAAGTACTTCTCCTTCTACCACGTCTTCATCGCCACCCAGGGCGGCTTCCACTACCCCAGCTCGCAGGAGGCGCTGTACGGCCTGCACCGGGCACTGGGCAGCCTGCCGCACATGGTGCGTGACCACGCCCGCCAGCCGCCCAAGATGTGGCTGCACTACTTCCAGGACTGGCTGCGAGGTGAGGGCCCGCCTGCCCCGCTGGCCCCCGCCTACCCTGCCTGCCCCTGTGCCAGCCGCCACCTATCCTGCCTGCCCACCCCCGCATGCCCTGTGTGCCCCCTGccggcctccccctgccctgcctgcccctgccgGCCTTGTGTGCCCCTGCCGGCCTCTACctgcccccgcctgccccactgccccccgcCTACCCTGCCTGCTTCTGCCTGCCTTGTGAGCCCCCTGCCGGCCTCCACCTGCCCCCACCTGCCCTGtgtgccccctgccagccccttgccagcctccacctgccctgcctgtccccgCCTGCCTTGTGTGCCCCTGCTGGCCCCCACTTGCCCTGCATGCCCCTGCCGGCCTCCATGTGCCCTCACTGGCCTCCACCTGCGCCCGTCTGCCCTGCATGTCCCTGCCAATCTCCATCTGTCCCTGTCCGCCCTACCATCCCCTCTCTGCATCGCCGGTCCCACCTGCAGATGAGCTGGTGACGGGAAATGAGAGCATCCGTAGGACAGGCCAGGAGGGGGCACCCAGAGCAGGGCCAGCCCCTGGGTTTGGTGGGGTCCTGCTGCTGTCCTATGGGTTTGGCTGGCATGGTTTGGATAACCTGTCCCCACATGTCTCTAAATCTGGGGGAGCATCCATGGTGCCTCCACGTAGGGTGTCACGCACCCACGCCTGGGCTCTCACACCAGAGTTCTGTGCCACGTAGCCACAGCCTGGGGCCCGCATGTGGACAGCGCTTCTCTTGCACACGGGCCCAACCGTCCAgtgcctgctctgccctgctgcGGCCATGGCTCAGGTTACTGAGCAGTAGCAGGGGGTGGGCATGGAGATGCCCAGGGGCCAACTCAGCCAGGCAGGACGGGCAGCCCCGCCCCGAGGGCACAGCCCTGCCCATCCGGCTTCGCTTCCCGTGGCTGGGAAGGGCCGTGCAGTGTGGGGAGGTCTCCGTCCATCCCTGTAACCCCTGCACTCTGTCCCCAGGCCTGCAGGCCGCCTTCGACAAGGAGTGGCAGGCCGGGCGCATCACCCGCGACAGCTACCGGAACGGCTCCGAGGACGGCGCGCTGGCCTACAAGCTGCTCATCCAGACGGGCGACAAGAAGGAGCCGTTCAACTACAATCAGGTGAGCTGGCCCCGTGCCCGGCCCTGCCTGAGAGCCTGGCGTGGCCCTGAACTCCCCTCTGAGCCGACCTGGCCCTGCGGCTCCCCGCAGCTCACCCTGTGCCCGTCTGCTCCCCGCAGCTCACCACGCGCCGGCTGGTGGACGAGAACGGCATCATCCCCCCGGAGACCTTCTACATCTGCCTGACCGTGTGGGTGAGCAACGACCCGCTGGGTGTCGCTGCTTCCCACGCCAACTTCTACCCCCCGCCGCCCGAGTGGATCCACGACAAGTATGACGCCACCGGCGAGAACCTGCGAAGTGAGTGCAGCCGCGGGCATGCCTGGGCACACATGGGCACATGCAGACTGGGCACACGCAGGCGCACCACGCTAGGTCCTACCAGGCACCCTCCACGCGTCAGCGCCCCACACAGGGTccagccagacaccccccacacGCCATGCAGTTTCCGGCCAGGCACACCCCCCTGCGCCAGCGCCCACACGGGGTCCTGCTGGGCATGCCCCACATGCCACACAGGGTCCAGTCAGACACCCCCCACACGCCATGCAGGATCCGGCCAGGCACACCCCACTGTGCCAGCACCCCACACGGGGTCCTGCCGGGCACGCCCTCAAGCGCCACACAGGGTGCAGCCGGGCACCTCCCACGCGCCAGCGTGCCACGCAGGGTCCAGCTGGACACACCAGCTGGCACTCTGGCTGTGCTGAGCAACCTGTTCCAGAGTtgccccctggctgggctggccTGGGCGCCGgcgtgggaggaggaagggggcagtgtcagggggcaggggccgtGGCATCCCCCTGCCTGACcctcgctgccccctcccccccagtccccgcagcccagcccctGGAGTTCGCCCAGTTCCCCTTCTACCTGAGCGGCCTGCGCCAGACCGCGGACTTCGTGGAGGCCATCGAGAGCGTGCGGGCCGTGTGCGAGGAGGCGGCCCGGGAGCGCGGCGTGCCCAGCTACCCCAGCGGCTACCCCTTCCTCTTCTGGGAGCAGTACATCGGCCTGCGCCATTGGTTCCTGCTGGCCATCAGCATCGTGCTGGCCTGCACCTTCCTGGTgtgtgctctgctgctgctcaacCCCTGGACCGCCGGCATCATCGTGAGTGCGCCCAGACGCCACGGGGATGGGCACGGGGTGGGGAGCACCACAGGGTGGGATCCAGATGCCGCCCAGCCCCCCGGGATCCCCAGGACCCCACAGCCAGCACgtcccctgccctggcctctggcCCATCAGCCTTTCCCACGGGCCCTGCAGCTGTCACTCGAGACCTTGCTGGGGCGTCTTGTTCGCGGATGGacccccagcccccaggagccCCCGAGCGCCcacaggggctggagcacagTCCAGTGCCTCCCGCGTGTCTCCAGGGGTGACCGGGAGCTCCCGACGCCAGGGTGGAGAATGGACCAGGACGGGCTGGCCTGGCTTGGCTTCCACCCCCTGGCACCAGTGCTCTCCCAGCCGGGGGTCCCTGGcattgctcccctccccccccgccagggTGGGTGCTTtcaggccctgaccctgcagtcAGTTCTGCTGCCCGGAGTGCTGacccctgggctccagctgagcGGATCCGATTGGCGGTTGCGGGGGGGGGTTCATTCCAAATATCCCCCGCCCAACCTGGTGCCCCAGACCAGCCCCCCTGGTTGAGGTAGGCCCTCCCCATCGGTGTGTCCCTTCACACGCCCATGGTGCCCCTTCCCAGGGCAGCTGGGCAAAGCGTCTGTAATTGGTATCATTTACAGCAATAGGGCACCCATCGCCCTGGCATCTGAGCTCTTGTATGGGGCAGAGTGGGTGGCTGCCAtggggcagtgcagtggggcagaCAGGAGGGTGCAGAGTGATGCAGCAGGTGCATCgaggcagggcagtggagtagatgcagtggggcagggcagtggagcAGCGCTGTGGGGCGGATGCAGTGAGGCAGGGCCATGGAGTGgatgcagtggggcagggccatggggtggGCCCTGCTCTCTGACTGACACTCCCCCGTGCCCGGTAGGTGGCCGTGCTGGCCATGATGACGGTGGAACTCTTCGGGATCATGGGGCTGATGGGCATCAAGCTGAGCGCCATCCCGGCCGTGATCCTCATCGCCTCGGTGGGCATCGGCGTCGAGTTCACCGTCCACGTGGCCCTGGTGAGTCGGGTGGCGCCTGGGCCCGCAGGGCTAGGCCCCCTGCGGGAAGCTGAGTGAccacccccagctcagccccacaaGGTGCGGGGAAGCCCATTCGGGCCAGGGCAGCATCTGTTCTGGCAGCGCCCCGCACTGAGCACTGTCCCCCTGaaccccccagcctgggggtgTCCAGCCAGCCCaggccccggggggaggggcagggtcagtCTGTCCAGCTGGcccggggaggggtggggaagggcagggtcagtctgtccgtctgtccatgggggggaggagcagtgTCAGTCTGTCCATCCGGCCCCGGGGGGAGCGGCAGGGTCAGTCCGTCTCCCCTCCcgctccagcccagagctgagCCGTGTGTCCTGCCCACAGGGGTTCCTGACGGCCATGGGCAGCCGGACGCTGCGCTCGGCCCTGGCCCTGGAGCACACGCTGGCGCCCGTGCTGGACGGGGCCCTCTCCACGCTGCTGGGCTTACTTATGCTGGCCGGCTCCGAGTTCGACTTCATCCTGAGGTACCAGCGCGGGGAAGGCGAGAGTGGCTCTTTAGCTCAGCCCTGTGTGTATATACAGGGGGCCCAGGGGTGCAGACGTGCCCGGGTGTGTGAGTGTGGGCAAGCATGCAGGGTGACCCGGAGTGGGTGAGGGCAGGGGCACGTGTGGAGGGGTGCCCaagggtgtgtgtgcatgagcatgcaggggtgtgtctgtgcatgtgggtgagggtgcaggggtgtgtgtgtgtgtgtgaatgtgcagGTGTGCCTCGGTGTGTTTgtgggggtgtgtgcaggggtgctCTGGTGTGAGTGTGCAGGGGTGTGTGAGTgtgcaggggtgtgaggtgtGTGCACATGGGTGAGTGTGCAGGGGTGAGCATGCAGGGTGCCCAGGGGCGGTGTGTGCATGTATAGGTGAGCGTGCAGGAATATGTGTGTGGGCAAGCGTGCAAGCGTGGGGGCAGATGAGCatgtgggggggtgtgggggcgggggggtgagcaTTCGGGGTGTGGGCATGGGTGAGCAtgcagggatgtgtgtgtgggcaTGGGCAAGTGTGCAgcagtgtgtgggggtgtgtgcaaGCATTATGGGGTGCCTGGGGGTGTGGGTGCATATGGGTATGCTTAGAAGTGTGGGTGCATGCAGGTGTGCCCAGGGGGATGTATGGTTTGCGTGAGtatgctggggtgtgggggggtatgTGCGAACGTGCAGGGGTTCCTGGGGGTGTAGGTGCGGGCGTGTCCAGGGGGGATGTATGGGTGTGCGTGAGCGTGCAGCGATGCACGGGGGCAGCGGTATTAGAAGGCCAGGCAGAGAGGCCGCGCTagggcagcagggcagggtggggtcaTGAGGTGGGGGGcacaaggccccattgtgctgggtgctctaCGCCCCCCAGGCCCATTTGCCTCTGCGATGCCCCTACCCTGCCTGTCAGGGCTGAGGGGGTGGGCCCTGtttgcaaagcatgctgggatGCTCTGTGCCCATGGCGCGGCCGGGCTTCTCTCACCACGTCTCCTCTGCCAGGTATTTCTTTGCCGTGCTCACCGTCCTGACCGTCTTGGGCCTCCTGAATGGCCTGGTGCTGCTGCCCGTCCTGCTGTCGGTCATCGGGCCCCCGGCTGAGGtgagagccccccctccccacactgagcCACGGCCCCCCTGCAATGGGGCCTGGCAGGGAGTGGAGCCTAGTGTTTGAAGAGGGGCATGGCCACCAGGATGCCAGGGTTCATTCCCAAGTCTGCCTCTGCCTTGCTGGGTGCCAGGgtcagatggggggagggggaaacagtgGTCGGTGCCTCACACTGGCTCCGCCCACACACACAGGCTCCACCCACAAGCCTATGGGAACTAGATGTTTCTTGGAGAATGATCAGTGCTGAGGTTAAAGTGACcaccattaggtttcagagttaacgcTTGATTGAGCTGGACTGGGGACACCTCTCCCAAAGCTGCCTCTGTGTAGGCCTGGAGCCCATTCAGAAGGGCCAGCCCTGGCCCTGATGGTGCCCCCAGCCCGGTTCCCTGTACCCTCTGGGCATCCCGTTGCCTTCCCGTCTCACCCTGCACCCTCCTCTTGCCCAGGTCATCCCGGTGGATAATGGCAGCCGAATGCCGTCACCAGAGCCCATCCCCCCGCCCATCAGCCATCACGGCTTCTACATGCGGCcgcccccagcctggcctggcGCCTTCGCGGACTCCTCGAACTCGGAGTACTACTCGGAGAGCACCGCGGGCTCGGGGCTGGCCCACACCCAGCCCTACGACCCCGGCGCCTACATCCTGCCACCCGCTCCGGCCCGGGTCCTGGTGCAGGCCGGCAAGAATCCCAGCTTCCCCACCATCATGGTGAGTGCGGGCACGGTGCCCCTCCCTCTCAGTCCCTGCCAGACAGCGCCAGCCCTACCCGCCCACAGAGCTCTGTCCGGCCGTGCCCCCGCTGGGCACTGAAAGGGAGCGTGTGGTAGGGGTTAGAGCGGGGTGGAGGTGGCACCCAGGGCTTGGCTGGACGGTCTGTGAGTGCCGGGGAGCGGAAGGGAGCTCTTGTCCTCAGGCCCCCTTCTTTGCCCCCTGGACTCACGGGAGTCTCTGCCCTGCACAGGTGGTGAAAACCTACCCGGAGAACCAGGAGCCGCCGGGGAAGAAGGAGCCACCGAACACCAACCAGCCCCTGCCTGCCGGCGACCCCCTCCCATCGGCCGGCCCGGATCTCAGGGACTTGCCCCAACACAGActgccccggcccggcccccccggAGCCAGGACTGCCCCACCCCGAGCCCCCCGGCCCCTGCGGACTGCCCTCCCCGCCTACAGCGGCAGCTATGCCACGGTGACGGCCACGGCCTCCGTGAcgctggccctgcacccccccctgCCAGGCTCCTTGCAGGGTTACACCCATGAGAGCTACGAGGACAGCGAGTCGGACTGCCCGGAGGAGCCCGGCCTGCCCGCCTGCAACGCCCACGGCTGGGCTGCGCCCGAGAGCCGCGTGCTCCACCACCCGGGACGGGCAGAGGGCTCTGCAAGGCCCTAGGTGAGCCCAGGGACTGAGCCCTGTGCCAGGGGCTCCTTCGCCCCCCCCATCCTGCCAGGCAGTGCCAGCGCCCAGCCGCCCCTGGGGGTTACCTTGGGGCCAGCACTGCCCCTTGGGGTAAACTCCCTGTGTGTTAGCGCGCCCTGGCGCCACAAGGCAATTTGATGCCAAAGCAGCGGCTGTGTAAGCACcccctacacacatacacagatggTGCATGTCCGCACGCTCCCAGGGGGCTCACACGCTCGTGCCCGCCTGTCTGCACACGCAGATGGTGCACACTTGTATGCATACAGATGTTTCACATCCACATGCCCACACATGTTGCACATCCACACTTGTGCCTGCAGACAGGGACATGTGCAGGGtgcacaccccccacacacaaatggtgcacacacacaccctgtacaCACAagggacacagacacagacagtgCATGACCGCACATCCTAGTGGGCTTGCACATTCGTGCCCATAGACAAGGATACACACAGGGTGCACACATGCCCCCACACACAAATGGTGTACACACATGTGCACATACGCACAGACAGTGCATGTCTGCATGTTC
This genomic window from Dermochelys coriacea isolate rDerCor1 chromosome 8, rDerCor1.pri.v4, whole genome shotgun sequence contains:
- the PTCH2 gene encoding protein patched homolog 2; translation: MASEPRFGERAPSSAPPGRGASCAHAAVALKRISKGEAGGPRAPLWLRARLQALLFALGCRIQRHCGKVLLAGLLLFGALALGLRAAAIETDLEQLWVEAGSRVSQELRYTKEKLGEESIYTSQMLIQTPKREGENVLTQEALELHLEAALAASKVQVSLYGKSWDLNKICYKSGVPIIENGMIERMIEKLFPCVILTPLDCFWDGAKLQGGSAYLPGRPDIQWTNLDPVQLLEELGQFTSLDGFRELLDKAQVGQAYVERPCLNPREPACPTSAPNRLSQQDPDIPTELTGGCHGFSRKFMRWQEELILGGTTKDPQGRLLSAEALQTMFLLMSPRQLYEHFKDDYEIQDIGWSEEKAAAILEAWQREFVELAQESLPQNSSQGVHAFSTTTLSDIMKSFSDVSAIRVAGGYLLMLAYACVTMLRWDCSKSQGAVGLAGVLLVALSVASGLGLCSLLGISFNAATTQVLPFLAMGIGVDDMFLLAHAFTETSQHVPFKERTGECLRRTGTSVALTSISNMIAFFMAALVPIPALRAFSLQAAVVVVFNFAMVLLIFPAILSLDLHRRQDQRLDVLCCFYSPCSSRVIQIQPQEFADANENHASHPSPYGHPAVATSTQITTTVQAFTRCDPSGRHIVTILPPTAQVCTAPAVPLSPTDPLGTQLFAPASSTRDLLDGAKGGRECVPLPLCRWNLADFAREKYAPLLLQTQTKGIVVLLFLALLGLTLYGTTLVHDGLYLTDIVPRGTKEHAFIAIQAKYFSFYHVFIATQGGFHYPSSQEALYGLHRALGSLPHMVRDHARQPPKMWLHYFQDWLRGLQAAFDKEWQAGRITRDSYRNGSEDGALAYKLLIQTGDKKEPFNYNQLTTRRLVDENGIIPPETFYICLTVWVSNDPLGVAASHANFYPPPPEWIHDKYDATGENLRIPAAQPLEFAQFPFYLSGLRQTADFVEAIESVRAVCEEAARERGVPSYPSGYPFLFWEQYIGLRHWFLLAISIVLACTFLVCALLLLNPWTAGIIVAVLAMMTVELFGIMGLMGIKLSAIPAVILIASVGIGVEFTVHVALGFLTAMGSRTLRSALALEHTLAPVLDGALSTLLGLLMLAGSEFDFILRYFFAVLTVLTVLGLLNGLVLLPVLLSVIGPPAEVIPVDNGSRMPSPEPIPPPISHHGFYMRPPPAWPGAFADSSNSEYYSESTAGSGLAHTQPYDPGAYILPPAPARVLVQAGKNPSFPTIMVVKTYPENQEPPGKKEPPNTNQPLPAGDPLPSAGPDLRDLPQHRLPRPGPPGARTAPPRAPRPLRTALPAYSGSYATVTATASVTLALHPPLPGSLQGYTHESYEDSESDCPEEPGLPACNAHGWAAPESRVLHHPGRAEGSARP